One Spinacia oleracea cultivar Varoflay chromosome 4, BTI_SOV_V1, whole genome shotgun sequence DNA segment encodes these proteins:
- the LOC110774935 gene encoding protein FAR1-RELATED SEQUENCE 5-like: MTMVHKNFVNNNTRMNIGPTKSFRLFKENVGSYDNVGATMKDFMNFHRDLKEHIKGDDAKMLIENFIRKRDVFNGFYFDYALDEHDHVSHLFWADATSRKNYSLFGEMISFDCTYDSNTYSMVLAPFTGVDHHKSCITFGVGLLSKEDAQSFEWLFRNFLNAMGNCEPRYLITDQDPAMKVAINEVFVNTRHRLCLWHIMKKVPEKVGPELKQDEDFLKLLNECVWDMEQESEEFEATWNSLMVQYNLVENGWFQHMFSIREHWIPCYFRDLRLGGILRTTSRSKSENSFFNNFTNPHVTLVEFYMRFESAMDAQRHKQDKLNTESIHSVPQFITPLPLEKHATEVYTRKMFYMFQDEVYKACFRCGISSIRMEENIEIAQVMDHSRQKTSEITFNSGNLVTSCSCKLFERLGILCKHAICVLNARQVTKILEYYILDRWTNEATKRPIFDMHGNLLEECRKMNTTTKMLGEVWSEIFNCVGLAEGNEENLQQFLDNLRDFSKNLVEKGKCVPMTKTQEMELFVGPSASSNLNTQNPIPSKNKGKRHRIVGEKEAVIEQSQKPKRKCKACGAYDYHDSHQLRPVFTFLKSSCIPPYGFESFYSVKPESLIIFLAVIKI; this comes from the exons ATGACGATGGTTCACAAGAATTTTGTGAATAATAATACAAGAATGAACATTGGACCAACGAAATCTTTTCGGCTATTTAAGGAAAATGTAGGTAGTTACGACAATGTTGGGGCCACAATGAAAGACTTTATGAACTTTCATAGAGATTTGAAGGAGCACATCAAGGGTGATGATGCTAAGATGTTAATTGAGAATTTTATACGAAAAAGAGATGTTTTCAATGGGTTCTACTTTGATTATGCCCTAGATGAACATGATCATGTTTCACATCTGTTTTGGGCGGATGCAACTAGCCGTAAAAATTATTCATTGTTTGGAGAGATGATATCCTTTGATTGCACCTATGACTCCAACACATACTCAATGGTTTTAGCTCCTTTCACCGGAGTAGACCATCACAAGTCTTGCATAACATTTGGGGTTGGTTTACTTTCTAAAGAAGATGCTCAATCATTTGAATGGCTTTTTAGGAATTTCCTTAATGCTATGGGAAATTGTGAGCCTAGATATTTGATAACCGATCAAGACCCGGCAATGAAAGTTGCCATAAATGAGGTGTTTGTTAACACTCGCCACCGACTTTGTTTGTGGCATATAATGAAAAAAGTTCCTGAAAAAGTAGGACCCGAGCTCAAACAAGATGAAGATTTTCTTAAGTTGTTAAATGAGTGTGTGTGGGACATGGAACAAGAATCCGAGGAATTTGAAGCTACTTGGAACTCGCTTATGGTTCAATATAACCTTGTGGAGAATGGTTGGTTCCAACATATGTTTTCAATAAGAGAACATTGGATACCGTGCTACTTTAGAGATCTCAG GTTAGGAGGCATTTTAAGAACTACCTCTAGATCAAAAAGTGAGAATAGTTTTTTCAACAATTTCACCAATCCGCATGTGACACTTGTAGAATTCTACATGCGTTTTGAAAGTGCAATGGATGCACAAAGGCACAAGCAAGATAAGCTAAATACGGAATCCATTCACTCTGTTCCTCAATTTATAACCCCATTGCCTTTGGAGAAACATGCAACTGAGGTGTATACCAGAAAAATGTTCTACATGTTCCAGGATGAGGTGTACAAGGCATGTTTCAGATGTGGGATTAGTTCTATTAGAATGGAAGAAAATATTGAAATCGCACAAGTCATGGACCATTCTCGACAGAAAACAAGTGAGATAACATTTAATTCTGGAAATCTCGTAACATCATGTTCTTGCAAATTGTTTGAGCGATTGGGGATTTTATGTAAACATGCAATATGTGTTTTAAATGCAAGACAAGTTACAAAGATTCTAGAGTACTACATTCTTGATCGATGGACAAACGAGGCAACCAAAAGACCAATTTTTGATATGCATGGTAACTTGCTTGAAGAATGTAGGAAGATGAACACAACAACTAAAATGTTAGGGGAAGTCTGGTCAGAGATTTTTAACTGTGTAGGCCTTGCAGAGGGAAATGAGGAAAATTTGCAACAATTTCTCGATAATCTTAGAGATTTTAGTAAGAATTTGgtagaaaaaggaaagtgtgtgccaatgacaaaaactcaagagATGGAGCTTTTTGTTGGTCCTAGTGCGTCTTCTAACCTCAATACCCAAAATCCAATACCATCAAAGAATAAAGGCAAGAGACATAGAATAGTAGGAGAAAAGGAGGCAGTAATTGAGCAAAGTCAGAAACccaaaagaaaatgtaaagctTGTGGGGCATATGATTATCACGACAGTC ATCAGTTACGTCCTGTATTCACGTTTTTGAAATCTTCTTGTATCCCGCCTTATGGTTTTGAGTCTTTTTACAGTGTGAAACCTGAGAGTCTGATCATTTTCTTGGCTGTTATTAAAATTTAG